From a region of the Heliangelus exortis chromosome 19, bHelExo1.hap1, whole genome shotgun sequence genome:
- the P2RX4 gene encoding P2X purinoceptor 4 — MASYELLKSFVFEYGTPRVVLIRSRKVGLINRTVQLLILAYVIGWVFLREKGYQETDSVVSSVTTKVKGVTLTNTSALGIRIWDVADYVIPPQEENTVFVMTNVIVTPNQTQGYCPELPDDKTECTENISCVPGYVSTHSSGIQTGKCVPYNSSISTCQVFAWCPVEDDHQIPKPAFLREAENFTILVKNNIWYPKFNFSKRNILPTINSTYLKNCIYDSHTDPFCPIFRLGKIVEAAGQNFQEMAVEGGVMALQINWNCDLDRAASHCVPRYSFRRLDNKDSAHTVSPGYNFRFAKYYKDSSGTESRTLFKAYGIRFDIIVFGKAGKFDIIPTMITIGSGTALFGVATVLCDIVVLYCMKKKYYYREKKYKYVEDCELGANETYGTNS, encoded by the exons ATGGCGTCCTATGAGCTTCTCAAAAGCTTTGTCTTCGAGTATGGCACTCCCCGCGTCGTCCTGATCCGCAGCCGCAAAGTGGGGCTCATCAACCGCACCGTGCAGCTCTTAATCCTCGCCTACGTGATCGG CTGGGTGTTTCTGAGGGAGAAGGGCTACCAGGAAACAGATTCTGTGGTCAGTTCTGTAACCACAAAGGTGAAAGGAGTAACACTGACAAACACATCTGCCTTGGGAATCAGGATCTGGGATGTAGCTGACTATGTAATCCCTCCTCAG GAGGAGAACACTGTGTTTGTCATGACCAATGTGATAGTCACACCAAACCAGACTCAAGGCTACTGCCCAGAG CTTCCAGATGATAAAACAGAGTGCACGGAAAACATCAGCTGTGTTCCAGGATATGTCAGCACCCACAGCAGTG GCATCCAGACTGGGAAGTGTGTACCATACAACAGCAGCATTAGTACCTGTCAGGTCTTTGCATGGTGCCCTGTGGAGGATGACCATCAGATACCCAA GCCAGCATTCCTACGAGAAGCTGAGAACTTTACCATTCTGGTGAAGAACAACATTTGGTACCCCAAGTTCAACTTCAGCAA GAGAAACATCCTCCCCACTATCAACTCTACCTACCTCAAGAACTGCATCTATGACTCCCACACAGATCCCTTCTGCCCCATCTTTCGTTTAGGGAAAATAGTTGAAGCTGCAGGACAGAACTTCCAGGAAATGGCTGTGGAG GGTGGAGTCATGGCACTGCAGATCAACTGGAACTGTGACCTTGACAGAGCTGCTTCCCACTGCGTGCCCCGCTACTCCTTCCGTCGCCTGGACAACAAGGACTCTGCCCACACTGTCTCACCTGGCTACAACTTCAG GTTTGCAAAATACTACAAGGATAGCAGTGGCACTGAGTCACGGACACTTTTCAAAGCTTATGGCATCCGCTTTGATATCATAGTGTTTGGAAAG GCAGGAAAATTTGATATAATTCCTACCATGATTACCATCGGCTCAGGCACAGCGCTGTTTGGTGTG GCAACAGTGCTGTGTGACATTGTTGTGCTGTACTGCATGAAGAAGAAATACTACTATCGGGAGAAGAAGTACAAGTATGTGGAGGATTGTGAACTG GGAGCCAATGAGACGTATGGAACAAACTCCTGA
- the CAMKK2 gene encoding calcium/calmodulin-dependent protein kinase kinase 2 isoform X2 — MPSCIPGSSPAPWPLCRDRSCGRRAPGEPRVLPPPLSPRLPAMASLIVVTEYDATGSAGEEEMNAPGEEGFGDGREPRAKLHFSGRKLSLQERPQPPRSPGDGTTERFIYPSLPYSPVTSPHSSPRLPRRPTVESNRVSITGLQDCVQLNQYKLKDEIGKGSYGVVKLAYNEDDNTYYAMKVLSKKKLMRQAGFPRRPPPRGAKAASEGCLQPKGPIEQVYQEIAILKKLDHPNVVKLVEVLDDPSEDHLYMVFELVKQGPVMEIPTLKPLSEDQARFYFQDLIKGIEYLHYQKIIHRDIKPSNLLVGEDGHVKIADFGVSNEFKGADALLTNTVGTPAFMAPETLSETRKIFSGKALDVWAMGITLYCFVFGQCPFMDERILSLHNKIKTQTLEFPDQPEVTDFLKDLITRMLDKNPESRISVAEIKLHPWVTKNGAELLPTEDENCTLIEVTEEEVENSVKHIPSLATVILVKTMIRKRSFGNPFEGSRREERSLSAPGNLLPKQGSEDNLKCNDLPNVGEEELIS; from the exons ATGCCATCATGCATCCCCGGCAGCTCGCCCGCCCCGTGGCCCCTCTGTCGCGATAGAAGCTGCGGCCGCCGAGCACCCGGGGAGCCGCGGGTCCTCCCCCCGCCGCTGAGCCCCCGCCTCCCCGCCATGGCCTCGCTCATCGTGGTGACCGAGTACGACGCGACGGGGAGCGCGGGCGAGGAGGAGATGAACGCACCCGGCGAGGAAGGGTTTGGGGACGGCCGGGAACCGAGGGCGAAGCTGCATTTCTCGGGACGAAagctctccctgcaggagcGGCCGCAGCCGCCCCGCTCGCCCGGGGACGGCACCACCGAGCGCTTCATTTATCCCTCCCTCCCCTACTCCCCGGTCACCTCCCCGCACTCCTCCCCGCGGCTGCCGAGGCGGCCGACGGTGGAGTCGAACCGCGTGTCCATCACGGGGCTCCAG GACTGTGTGCAGCTCAACCAGTACAAGCTGAAGGATGAGATTGGGAAG ggTTCCTACGGGGTGGTGAAACTGGCCTACAATGAGGATGATAACACCTACTAT gCAATGAAAGTTCTCTCCAAAAAGAAACTGATGAGGCAGGCAGGCTTCCCCC GTCGCCCACCACCCCGTGGGGCCAAAGCTGCCTCTGagggctgcctgcagcccaaAGGGCCCATTGAACAGGTCTACCAGGAGATTGCCATCCTGAAGAAGCTGGACCACCCCAATGTGGTGAAGCTGGTGGAG GTCCTGGATGACCCCAGCGAGGATCACCTGTACATGG tgtttGAGCTGGTGAAGCAAGG CCCTGTGATGGAAATCCCAACCCTGAAACCTCTCAGTGAGGACCAGGCTCGGTTCTACTTCCAGGATCTGATCAAGGGCATTGAGTACT TGCACTATCAAAAAATAATCCATCGGGACATCAAACCTTCCAACCTCCTCGTTGGGGAAGATGGGCACGTCAAGATTGCTGACTTTGGAGTGAGCAATGAGTTCAAGGGAGCTGATGCCCTCTTAACCAACACAGTGGGCACCCCTGCCTTCATGGCCCCGGAGACACTCTCAGAAACCAGGAAAATCTTCTCTGGAAAG GCATTGGATGTCTGGGCCATGGGGATCACCCTCTACTGCTTTGTGTTTGGGCAG TGCCCTTTTATGGATGAAAGGATCCTGAGTTTACACAATAAAATCAAGACCCAAACACTGGAGTTCCCAGATCA GCCAGAAGTTACAGACTTCTTGAAGGATTTGATCACACGGATGCTGGATAAAAACCCTGAATCTAGGATTTCTGTCGCAGAAATCAAG TTGCACCCTTGGGTCACCAAGAACGGAGCGGAGCTGCTGCCCACGGAGGATGAGAACTGCACCCTCATCGAGGTgacagaggaggaggtggagaatTCAGTCAAGCACATCCCCAGCCTGGCCACAGTG ATCCTGGTTAAAACAATGATCCGGAAGAGATCCTTTGGGAATCCCTTtgaagggagcaggagggaggagcgGTCGCTGTCTGCCCCTGGGAATCTGCTGCC GAAACAAGGCAGTGAAGATAATCTGAAATGCAACGATTTGCCTAACGTGGGAGAGGAGGAACTGATCTCATGA
- the CAMKK2 gene encoding calcium/calmodulin-dependent protein kinase kinase 2 isoform X1, with amino-acid sequence MPSCIPGSSPAPWPLCRDRSCGRRAPGEPRVLPPPLSPRLPAMASLIVVTEYDATGSAGEEEMNAPGEEGFGDGREPRAKLHFSGRKLSLQERPQPPRSPGDGTTERFIYPSLPYSPVTSPHSSPRLPRRPTVESNRVSITGLQDCVQLNQYKLKDEIGKGSYGVVKLAYNEDDNTYYAMKVLSKKKLMRQAGFPRRPPPRGAKAASEGCLQPKGPIEQVYQEIAILKKLDHPNVVKLVEVLDDPSEDHLYMVFELVKQGPVMEIPTLKPLSEDQARFYFQDLIKGIEYLHYQKIIHRDIKPSNLLVGEDGHVKIADFGVSNEFKGADALLTNTVGTPAFMAPETLSETRKIFSGKALDVWAMGITLYCFVFGQCPFMDERILSLHNKIKTQTLEFPDQPEVTDFLKDLITRMLDKNPESRISVAEIKESTVQQPFVGDFWSSAPARAWKGQEAEKMETKLHPWVTKNGAELLPTEDENCTLIEVTEEEVENSVKHIPSLATVILVKTMIRKRSFGNPFEGSRREERSLSAPGNLLPKQGSEDNLKCNDLPNVGEEELIS; translated from the exons ATGCCATCATGCATCCCCGGCAGCTCGCCCGCCCCGTGGCCCCTCTGTCGCGATAGAAGCTGCGGCCGCCGAGCACCCGGGGAGCCGCGGGTCCTCCCCCCGCCGCTGAGCCCCCGCCTCCCCGCCATGGCCTCGCTCATCGTGGTGACCGAGTACGACGCGACGGGGAGCGCGGGCGAGGAGGAGATGAACGCACCCGGCGAGGAAGGGTTTGGGGACGGCCGGGAACCGAGGGCGAAGCTGCATTTCTCGGGACGAAagctctccctgcaggagcGGCCGCAGCCGCCCCGCTCGCCCGGGGACGGCACCACCGAGCGCTTCATTTATCCCTCCCTCCCCTACTCCCCGGTCACCTCCCCGCACTCCTCCCCGCGGCTGCCGAGGCGGCCGACGGTGGAGTCGAACCGCGTGTCCATCACGGGGCTCCAG GACTGTGTGCAGCTCAACCAGTACAAGCTGAAGGATGAGATTGGGAAG ggTTCCTACGGGGTGGTGAAACTGGCCTACAATGAGGATGATAACACCTACTAT gCAATGAAAGTTCTCTCCAAAAAGAAACTGATGAGGCAGGCAGGCTTCCCCC GTCGCCCACCACCCCGTGGGGCCAAAGCTGCCTCTGagggctgcctgcagcccaaAGGGCCCATTGAACAGGTCTACCAGGAGATTGCCATCCTGAAGAAGCTGGACCACCCCAATGTGGTGAAGCTGGTGGAG GTCCTGGATGACCCCAGCGAGGATCACCTGTACATGG tgtttGAGCTGGTGAAGCAAGG CCCTGTGATGGAAATCCCAACCCTGAAACCTCTCAGTGAGGACCAGGCTCGGTTCTACTTCCAGGATCTGATCAAGGGCATTGAGTACT TGCACTATCAAAAAATAATCCATCGGGACATCAAACCTTCCAACCTCCTCGTTGGGGAAGATGGGCACGTCAAGATTGCTGACTTTGGAGTGAGCAATGAGTTCAAGGGAGCTGATGCCCTCTTAACCAACACAGTGGGCACCCCTGCCTTCATGGCCCCGGAGACACTCTCAGAAACCAGGAAAATCTTCTCTGGAAAG GCATTGGATGTCTGGGCCATGGGGATCACCCTCTACTGCTTTGTGTTTGGGCAG TGCCCTTTTATGGATGAAAGGATCCTGAGTTTACACAATAAAATCAAGACCCAAACACTGGAGTTCCCAGATCA GCCAGAAGTTACAGACTTCTTGAAGGATTTGATCACACGGATGCTGGATAAAAACCCTGAATCTAGGATTTCTGTCGCAGAAATCAAG GAAAGTACTGTGCAACAGCCTTTCGTAGGAGATTTCTGGTCCTCTGCCCCTGCGAGAGCCTGGAAGGGGCAAGAAGCTGAGAAAATGGAGACTAAG TTGCACCCTTGGGTCACCAAGAACGGAGCGGAGCTGCTGCCCACGGAGGATGAGAACTGCACCCTCATCGAGGTgacagaggaggaggtggagaatTCAGTCAAGCACATCCCCAGCCTGGCCACAGTG ATCCTGGTTAAAACAATGATCCGGAAGAGATCCTTTGGGAATCCCTTtgaagggagcaggagggaggagcgGTCGCTGTCTGCCCCTGGGAATCTGCTGCC GAAACAAGGCAGTGAAGATAATCTGAAATGCAACGATTTGCCTAACGTGGGAGAGGAGGAACTGATCTCATGA